ACCCATTGGTCTGATGAGTCTGTGATGGTTAATAAATAAAGAAGCTAGGaatgaaatacaaatattttatttctaaatcaCTGGGTACTTCTGGAAGCCAATAATAGACTTCGGATAGTTTTGGAAAGTTAAGTAACCCTTTTATCTGGTAAATATTTGCTTCCACCAAGGAGCACTGGCAAGTTTTGAATGGTTGACAAGCTGATGTTCTGTCAATAGTTTATATACAGTTATGTGGAGTTTTGGTAGTTAGAAACAGCTTTGTTTTAAAGAAGTGGTCACTGATACAATGACTTCCTTTATTTTGAAAGTGGGTTTGTTTGGGATGAATCTCTTGGAGGCTCAGTTCATGAAAACATTTATTGAACAAGTCTAGAGGAATGCCAGTGAAAAATTGGATCTTTTTTCTAGGACTAATCTCAAAATAATTGTCAAAATGAACAGGGATGGATGTAGCACTTAGTTTTCTAGTATGAAATTTGagtacatttttatttcaataatgATCCTTCATAAAGCTCTAGACCTTTTAATGATACATTCGTAGGTGAAAACCCATGAGAAGGTTGCCCTCTAGGGGACATTCTGATTCttaattgttgtttttttttaaatataaggTTGTGGGAGGGAGGATTATTTGTTTCTCCTGATCccatctttattttctgtttttacaCTGCGTGTCTTCTAGGAGAATGAAATCCCAAGGAAAAAGGTACTGAAATATCCTATACTCTGTTGACCATCACTTTGATCCAGTCTCCACACATTACATTGTTTTTACTTTGTATCCTGTGGACCAGTAAGGAAAAAGCAACACATAAATAAGAGGCACAGTTGGACTGGATCTGCCTGTGTTAGGACTGGACCAGTGTGCCTAACCTCGTTCATTGCCACCCCATGATTAAGTGGCCAAGAAGTTTGCTTAAAGTCCTGATCCAACTTCACTGCTGTTCTTCCTGGATAACTTCAGTCTTTGCACTGTACCATAAAACTATTTCACTTGGTTTGCTGCCTGAAACAACAGTTTCACCTGGAATTTACTGATGCTTTGAAGCTATCAGTGTAGAACAGCTCATGATCCAAACCAGGAAAAGATACGTAATTGTAAGATGTGGACATCCCACAAGGAAAACAGATAAATACAGCAATTTTTTATTAAATCTGTCTTCCAGTTATCAAACTGGAGTATTGAACTTCTGCATTGAACCACTGTGCTACTAAGAAATTACTGCCACGTGCTACACATTAGGTCACTAGAAATAGAAAGTTCATGAGCCTTTCCTAACTCAGTAGTTTCTTGCTGTGAATCTGAACACAGAATCCTAAATTAATTTCTACTCTTATTGTAGGATcagaaagaataaattttacCAGGCTCTTAATTTTCATATTAATTTTGCAAACTTCTATTGTCTATCTATTCTttatatttaactttttttacCAGTGGGGTATTGAACAATTTACAGAATGAGAAACTGCATGTGAAAAATTGTCAAAGAATGATCTTTCTGCGGTTTGCTGTGACTGTGGGGATGCAGTGTCATGTCCCACATTGTTGCTGCTGCTCTAATGCACCATTTCatattttcctctgaaggttTGCAGAAGTGCTGCATTTTGAGTGCTTTTTTTAGTTGCTTTTTCTTAGTCATGCTTGTTATCCTGACTTATTGATCACGAGGTAAAATCAGTCTTTCTTGTTGTTTGTTTAGTTTGCCCTCTGCCACAGATAATAAAAGTGGTGTCATATATTGATCATTACTTTTAAACAGGATCAGGAAGGAAGAGTTTTTGGTAAGGCAACAAGTTTGATTAAATTAAGTCCACATTCTATTAACTTTGGCAACAAAAAGGTCATGGTTTAAAAGGCtttatataaaatgaaaaaatttaaagtattttaagtGTTCTGCTGAGTACATGTATATACTTGCATAGCCCAACCTCTTCCTTTATAGTTGCccaattttaaaaagtaacaatTCAAGAAACATTTTAGAACTCCTCCATGATGTTATAAAGTGCactgtaaaattaattttacaatAATAATCTTGTATATAAATAAGTTTATTTTTCACTATCAGGGTGGGAAAAATAGACAGGAAAGTGAAATCTGTGGGGAACTTACATGATGTTTGCACTGCTGAATTCCATGTAATAAGATTTCACAATTACTCACAGCAAAATATTATTATTGTAAGTGTGATTTGTTTCTAATATACCTTGAAATCTTAGTCTAATTTTACATTGAAGGAGTAGAAGGTCTGTATATGAAATATATCTTAGAATAGTTTTGCCAAACAACTGAGTATCAATCTTACTTGGTTTTTGTgtcactttcttttttcttcagggTTCATCATAGCTTCTACATTTTAGAAAGTCTTCAGCACGGCCATTTTAATTCAGGTAGTCTGAACCTCTGCTACAATTCTCCTGACTATAAAAGCTAAAACTGCATTCTCCAGAGCTGAGTTAGTGTTCTTCATTCAGAGATGGGGCTGTTGACTAATTTAGTCAAGCTATTTCATTCTGATTGCATCTAATTGCATTGTTTGTTGGCAAAATCAATCTGCTGACAGCTTTGTGCCATGTACAATGCCACTGCCTGGCTCTTAGGAGCCTTTCCAGCATTCTTCTTTATACTTGAAAGCCATTTGTCCTAAATATGAATCTGCATCTTTAAAACTGTCCATGCTATGTGATACACTGAAAACAGGATGTTAATCTATTTAGCTTCTTCATTAGAAAACCCAATTATAATTCTAATTTTACCACATTCAAATAATATTCTTAGCCATATATTTTGAGTTCTTCTTCTACACACTGTGAAAAAAGATTAACCACTTGTTTAGTATCAAGGCATCCATTTTGCAGGATTGATTCCATTTGACTTATCTTCTGTTTCTCCAACTCCTGTATCTCTTTGAGCATTTCTTTACCTTTGTCCTGCaaaaacaaacatttatttCACTAAAAACTATCCAGAGCATGTTGTAATCACCCTAACAAAATTCTGTTCTACTGTCCTTATTTTAATCTTTTAAGAGTTTCTAGGGTCGGCATTTATGTTGGTAGAAATCAGTATCATGACTGGTGTTCTCAGATATCTTTCCTAATAACTAGTGCTCACTTCTTCCTTGTCTGACAGACTGAAGGAATATTAAAGCTCCTTTAGGTATTAGCTATCAAAAAGGGCCATCTTACTTTTAAGATGATGTATCTGTAAATAGGAGAGATTTTACTGCTAAAAGTAAGCAGCTACCTCCCTGCTTCACTAAAAGTTCAGTGAAGTTCTGTGTTCAGCTACCTTTGTCATCTTGTTTCCTTTCCTGTCCATACCAAGCCATGAGCAAAGGCAAGCTCTCCTGTCCACCTGACACCAGGGACCTGAACAGCTGTAAGAACTCTTGGCAGAGTTGTGTAtttgcctgtgctgctggggcatTTCCCCATTATGTGGCTGGTGAGGGAGCCTGTGgggggctgctcctctcctggggctcagcctgccagcacagcacgGTGCTGGTTGCAGTTTCCAGTGTCAGGAACACGTGCCTGCCAGATGCCAGCACTCTGGGCTTCTGGGGCACTGCACTGTTCTGTGCAATCCATCAAAGGCCATTCACTGCCATCACATTAACAAAATGGGAGCAAGGACCTTATATAAACCACCTGCTTGCATTGAAATCTAATGGAATCAATGTACCTTGGTAGTTTCCATAACTACAGCAGCGCTTTCATGTTTTTTATAGAGCTCATGTCTTCGATCTGGCTTACTCTGAAAACGTGGTTGCTTCTTAACTGGATCATCAGGACCAAATGTAGGGGACGTAGTTTTTAATAACGGAGTAATACCGGGCACAAAAATGAAAGGCTTGAATACAGatctagaaagaaaaaatagaacaGAGATCCTTTACTGACACTGTTTTGTTAACATTTTTGAGTCAGTaaattgctgtattttttcccattcttcTACTTGcttcttttaagaaaaaagtattaaaaaaccATCTAATGGTGTTCAAGTCATTGTCACAGCAGTGTTCCATTAAGTAGGTTGGTAGATACCATTAATATACATAATGTGCATTTATGTTCCTCCTACATTTTGATTGTGCTTtttcagggggaaaaagaaaaccaacccaAAGCAAAAAGGAATATAACTaggcaaactgcaacacttttTCATTTAGATATTTACAATATTTTGTCCAATTTACTTGCTGCTACATCACCTGGCAGGATCTGGAGTTCCAGTAAAGAAGTGAATACAGGGCAGATTAGGCTGCTGAGGCAGTACAGACACCATGCTGCCAGTTGTCATAAATCCACCTTCCATGTTAATGCCACTCTCTTTGTCACGAAGAATTTCCATCATTATTTCAGAAGTGATAGATCCTGTTCAAGATAAAATACAATTATTTAGCCACAGAGCTAATATAATACCAAGTGAATGACATGTTCCCCACAACTGACTCCTTTTGGCAATGCCAGTTTTAGTTTGTGttggcagggggaaaaaatcatccTAATGGAAACCTTAATATGAAATACACTTGTATTTGCTTTCCCCAAAGTATTTATTTCAAAGAGAGGTGATAAGAACATGCCTTAAAAAATGGGGAGTAGAAAGACAAATGGTATTTGCCTGAAAGGTAAATTTCATAGGGCTAGCAAATGGTCATTCACAAACTAATTTTTCAGATGAAAAGTAGTAGCTTGGATTAAATGCTGAACTTTGAGCTATGGAAGTAAGATAGATCTTTATAATACTGGTTGATATTTGAACAGAGTTAATACCACTATGATGCTTTGAagttataaaaaaaataacaaccaTGCGTGGATTTTGTGTGAAACTTTGACAATGAAACACCAAAATTGTCACTTGTTTTGGAGGGGCTTTTTGGTGagtgggtttttaaaattttcatccTTTTCAAGGAGGCACTGGAGTGGCATTACATTCTATGCTCAGAAGCCACAGTAGTACATCTATTTGTAGAAAAGTCTTTGTCAGCAAGCTGTGTGAGGTTTATTGCCAAGTATCTATGAAAATAATTCCTGCTCAGGAGGAACAAAACCCTTTCCACATCAGCCTGTTCAGTGATATCACTGTTGCTGTACAGTGTATGCTGAAGCTCAGATACTGACATGGTATCACCCAACCATCCAATATTCTAACAGGCAGCTCTTGCAGGATGGATTTCTTTGCACATTTGGTGTACCAGTAGAGGGTATGCTTATGGCAGAAATACATTAGTTCACTcactctttattttttattggaaGCTATAGTCTACCACTTTACTATTTTAGTGTTTCCCTTACTGAGTTCTAactgcagaatttttttttaactacttTGCCGTTTCCTCTTAAAATAGTTACTCTGCTGCTAAGTTTCATGTCTCCAATAATACTTTTTCATACATGACCCAGTATACATGACCCTGTTCCTCTAGACAGACATGCAGCACTACATTTCAGCAAGAAGACACACTTAAGTATTCCTATATTTGCCTGGGAAGGTCAGAGAATTAAAGAAATCAGCAAGCTAGATGAATCAAAGGAATTAAAAGAAGCAACGGCCATTTTGTCAGCTACAACTTGGCAACCTGTCCGGCAGGGAAGAAGGTACTGCATGTTTTACACTAAACTCTATTATTTTGTATGCTTGAAATACATTCCCTATTTTTTGAAATATGAATAATATTTCTCTAAAATGGCCCTCACATAGTAGGCAGCCTGGAAAACCGCCAGAACTGTAATGCCACTGACCGAAAAAGCAGGGATGGGTAGATGAAGAAACCAGTGATTTTACTGATGCTGTAAACCAAATAGCTTTCAGTTAAGGCAtctgtttaaaatatatctaaACAAAGTGAACCATATGAGACTGATAACCTGAACACCTagtgggatttttaaaatggcTCAGGTAAATGcctgaaaatgggaatttagAATGAAAACACAGATACAATCTCAGCATTGTTATAATACAAGTAAATACAGGTATTATGAAAATGCTTTCAGTATTCAGAACCTGCAATTCCCAAAATGAATGCAGGATTTACATGATCACTAGAGCAAGACAGCAAAAGTAATTCACTTTGATGCATTAACTAAGTGCTAAACCTGGTCTGGCAGAGTTCagccaaataaataaaagaaacaaaggggTGCAATGTAATCCTGATTCAGATTAATTACTTCACATGAGCATATGAATACATCTACAGCAAAGACCTGCTAGATGGATGCAGTCAAAAGTGAAGTAATAGGTTCATTCTTTAGGAGTCTGAAAAGTAAGTGTTTGCATTAGTGACTGCTTAGagtacagaaaattattttgttctgCTCTTGGCATGTTTTAGTAGACTACACAAGTTTAGAGTAGCCATTACAGTGAAACaacaaagaattaaaaattaatgtcaAAAATGAATGCAAGGTATGTATTTGAATGCTGTGCTGTTGCCTTATACGAATGGTACCTGACTGAAGCTGTTCATAAGCTCTTCGTTCTTTGTGGCTGCAAACTGCTGGGAATCTGTTTCAgcctctattttttttccttagcagTACAGTAATAATATGTAGCCTATCAAAATGTTTCAGAACAGGTCTTACAGGGCATTTAGTGGTATGGTCATAATGTGACCTCTCAGGGTTGTTACTGTAGCTCTGTATGTTTGATATTTGAcccttgttttaatttttcctcctcaataaattagaaaaaaaattgtatagaAACTTCCAAGTTCAGTGCTTCtcttaggaaagaaaaaggaaaaggaaagaaaaggaaaaagttatTCCAGTAAGTTGTGGTTCACCAAGTCGTGTGAATGATTGGCTGCATCAGACATATAATAATTTATGATTTGAATTAATATAGTTTACTAAATATTTTCCatatcttgaaaaaaaattcaaaaggaTACCTTTGTGTTTGTTCAGAAGTTTATAGCCTTCACAATATCGGCCTCCAGATGTGGTCATTCTGGCAGTATTGACATAAGAATATGTGGCAGCAAAATCAAATTCCTTTTCCCCATCCCACCAGCCATTGCTTTTGGCATATTCCTTCAGTTTTGGGTGTTCTCTGTCAATCTTGGTTGTGATAGAGAGCTGGTTGGAAATATTCCGTATGCCTCCTGTTTGTAAGTTGcagaaaaaattgttttagtACATTGAATGATTTTTCTTGGTATTTTGTTTACAATTAGCTTAGTAAAGCAAATTAGCCCCAAAGAGTTTCCTACAAGATCAGTGAGTCTGGTGGTTTATTTCTGGCCCTCTCTCCCCAGCCAGATGTATTTTTCTGATTGAATTTTCATGCCACTCATTTCTGACTCATTTGCTTCTATTGCCAGCCTTGTATTTCAGGTTCTATCCTGATTATTCCCAcctttacattcttcttctgagAAATCCAAAGATCGAGTTTGTCCTCCTAAGTTCACTGGAAGAATCAGCCACTTCATGGCCCAGTACACCAATCCTGTTCCCAAATGAAATTGTCATGGATTGCTACCATCCTTAAGACCACGTATACTGGTGTCATTCTCATGCTGACTTTCTTGCTGTCCTCTGTTTTCCAAGTGCAGGAGTGGTTACCTCTGGCTCTGAAAAGGCCCCTGTCACCCAGCTACTCCACACTCATGCCCCAGGAAGCAATGCCTGTTCTTTACAGGCACATGTATGCACTTCTCATGTTAGTTTGATGCCTTAATGAAATGGTAAATCAAAACTGGAGAACTCCAAGGGGTCATAGCACTTGAAATGTTTAGAACAAAGAGCATCATCCATACCTTCTACTTTTTCTGCTGCCCAGTATTTTCCTGATGTCTCCAGCACCCACGCTTCCTTTCTGTCAGCTATCAGAAAACTGTTGTGGTATGTAAATGCCATGTTGCTCTCCATACAGTTTCCTCCCTGGCCATATTTTTCCAGCAAATCAACTATGACATTAAGAGCCTTTTCAGCTGTGTCCGCTCTCTCAAGTCCAAGcctaaaagaaaaggaaaatgttatttttggGACTATGAACTCTGTATAGGACTATTCAGCCTGAGTATTCCAGTTGACCTGGAATGGTATTTTCTATATGCAGCTGCCAGTTGTATGATCTGGTAAGGAAAA
The nucleotide sequence above comes from Zonotrichia albicollis isolate bZonAlb1 chromosome 10, bZonAlb1.hap1, whole genome shotgun sequence. Encoded proteins:
- the SCRN3 gene encoding secernin-3 codes for the protein MVPRPPPLSCDTFVALPPAAPGGRVVFGKNSDRPADEVQEVVHFPAAAHPPGAVLECTYISIEQVERTHAVVLSRPSWLWGAEMGANEHGVCIGNEAVWGREEVCGGEALLGMDLVRLGLERADTAEKALNVIVDLLEKYGQGGNCMESNMAFTYHNSFLIADRKEAWVLETSGKYWAAEKVEGGIRNISNQLSITTKIDREHPKLKEYAKSNGWWDGEKEFDFAATYSYVNTARMTTSGGRYCEGYKLLNKHKGSITSEIMMEILRDKESGINMEGGFMTTGSMVSVLPQQPNLPCIHFFTGTPDPARSVFKPFIFVPGITPLLKTTSPTFGPDDPVKKQPRFQSKPDRRHELYKKHESAAVVMETTKDKGKEMLKEIQELEKQKISQMESILQNGCLDTKQVVNLFSQCVEEELKIYG